Proteins found in one Toxotes jaculatrix isolate fToxJac2 chromosome 18, fToxJac2.pri, whole genome shotgun sequence genomic segment:
- the tspan4b gene encoding tetraspanin-4, whose amino-acid sequence MSASRRCLCCVKYLMFVFNLIFWLGGCGLFGVGVWLSFTQAEFSSLPLSFPSLSAANLLLVAGGITMVTGFLGCLGALKEQRCLLFMFFVILFLLVLTELTLVLVIHIYRDKLDSKAQGELKEGMKIYTSKPGLKKSWDNVQIMFKCCGATNKTDWYDVLNGTLPSSCCSIGVDHCEDGWSEPCYHKARQWLLANIPSVLVFGVCIGVVQILALVFSMLMYCQILSAEKHLD is encoded by the exons ATGTCAGCGTCTCGgaggtgtttgtgctgtgtCAAATACTTGATGTTTGTCTTTAACCTCATCTTCTGG CTCGGAGGATGCGGCTTGTTTGGCGTCGGAGTCTGGCTGTCCTTCACGCAGGCGGagttctcctctctccccctgtccTTTCCATCCCTCTCGGCGGCCAATCTGCTGCTAGTCGCTGGTGGAATCACCATGGTGACAGGCTTTCTGGGTTGTCTTGGAGCCCTTAAGGAGCAGCGCTGCCTGTTGTTCATG TTCTTTGTGATCCTTTTTCTCCTGGTCCTGACAGAGTTGACCCTGGTGCTGGTTATACACATCTACCGAGACAAG CTGGATTCCAAAGCACAAGGTGAATTGAAGGAAGGGATGAAGATTTATACATCGAAACCTGGACTGAAGAAGTCCTGGGACAACGTCCAGATAATG TTCAAATGCTGTGGAGCAACCAACAAAACAGACTGGTATGATGTGCTGAATGGAACGTTGCCCTCGTCCTGCTGCTCTATTGGGGTGGACCACTGTGAGGACGGATGGAGTGAG CCATGCTATCATAAGGCCAGGCAGTGGCTGCTTGCTAACATCCCCTCGGTGCTGGTGTTTGGAGTCTGTATTGGAGTTGTGCAG ATCTTGGCCCTGGTGTTCTCCATGCTGATGTACTGTCAAATTCTGTCTGCTGAGAAGCACTTGGACTGA
- the bcl2l12 gene encoding uncharacterized protein bcl2l12 has translation MSESPGHRSSVSSVSSISLVETKAETRLVLQAFLHRAISVPPKDRPGRVGGAYADHNKFSSKPQPKTKDSHDSEAQVVSSEDEKKTGLRDLIKQLSLRDTSRRRTKDHKGSLDRDGKGDVFSHSSSSEDDDNDKTQQKKLSKKKIKKRISEFFKKEKRPSKLLISKEPEPTPAVVSPSHPPEFYDGVAQKLEQIAKRVSSVKKPCPTAQPTPASECDKEAMVQRLVHLLCVEGDFINTKIQAEPSLRSSLNRLSYASFAKLLDTFSTSQVSEAPALPPPASPMLQRLAVSMEVSRRIVTATGTTHMQGYAECYMENFAPWVKSHGGWENVVNLEDPLEYD, from the exons ATGTCAGAGTCTCCGGGCCACcgttcctctgtctcctctgtctcctccatctctctggtGGAGACCAAGGCTGAGACTCGTTTAGTCCTCCAAGCTTTCCTCCATCGGGCCATTTCTGTCCCCCCGAAGGACAGGCCTGGTAGAGTAGGAGGTGCCTACGCAGACCACAACAAGTTCAG CTCCAAGCCACAACCAAAAACAAAGGATAGTCATGATTCTGAGGCTCAAGTTGTCAGTTCAGAAGATGAGAAGAAGACTGGACTCAGAGACCTCATCAAGCAGCTGTCTCTTCGTGACACATCTCGCCGCCGTACCAAAGACCATAAAGGCTCACTGGACAGGGACGGCAAG GGTGATGTCTTCTCCCACTCCTCTTCATCAGAAGATGATGACAATGATAAGACGCAGCAGAAGAAgctgagcaaaaagaaaatcaaaaaaaggATCTCAGAGTTCTTCAAGAAGGAGAAGAGGCCCAGCAAACTGCTAATCAGTAAAGAACCAGAACCTACGCCGGCCGTCGTCTCTCCCA GCCACCCTCCTGAGTTCTATGATGGGGTAGCACAGAAGCTGGAACAGATTGCTAAGAGGGTCAGCAGTGTAAAGAAACCGTGCCCCACAGCCCAGCCTACACCAG CAAGCGAGTGTGATAAAGAGGCAATGGTGCAGCGGCTCGTTCATTTGCTCTGTGTGGAGGGAGACTTTATAAACACTAAG ATCCAGGCAGAACCCTCCCTGCGCTCCAGCTTAAATCGTCTTTCGTACGCGTCGTTCGCCAAGCTTCTGGACACTTTCAGCACCAGTCAGGTATCTGAGGCCCCAGCCCTGCCGCCGCCGGCTAGTCCAATGCTGCAACGCTTGGCGGTGTCCATGGAGGTATCACGACGGATAGTCACAGCCACAGGAACCACGCACATGCAAGGCTATGCAGAGTGCTACATGGAGAACTTTGCCCCCTGGGTCAAGAGCCATGGAGGATGG GAGAACGTGGTCAATTTGGAGGACCCTTTAGAGTACGACTGA
- the LOC121198187 gene encoding nitric oxide synthase-interacting protein has protein sequence MTRHGKNCTAGAVYTYHEKKKDTAASGYGTQSIRLGKDAIKDFDCCCLSLQPCQDPVVTPDGYLYEKQAILEYILHQKTEIAKKMKAYEKQKQAQKISNHLESKSEERERVEKFKTRENSIVSKPINPFTSGQNKGSEKGRTDSSAAESSTSASASTSTQSLPSFWIPSLTPEAKPTLLKKPSKAVLCPMSGRPIKMNELITVHFTPLDSSLDRVALLNRQDRYVCAVTRDVLSNSVPCAVLRPSGTVVTQECVEKLIKKDMVDPMTGDKLSDRDIIPLQRGGTGFAASGVELRAKEARPVMQV, from the exons ATGACCCGCCACGGAAAGAACTGCACGGCCGGAGCTGTCTACACGTACCACGAGAAAAAGAAGGACACAG CGGCGTCTGGTTATGGGACTCAGAGCATTCGACTGGGCAAAGACGCGATCAAAGACTTCGACTGCTGCTGCCTGTCCCTGCAGCCCTGTCAGGATCCCGTAGTGAC TCCAGATGGATACCTCTATGAAAAACAGGCCATTCTTGAATACATTTTGCACCAGAAGACAGAAATTGCCAAAAAAATGAAG GCGTATGAGAAGCAGAAGCAAGCGCAGAAGATCAGCAACCACCTTGAGTCCAAgtcagaggaaagagagagagtggagaagTTTAAAACCAGGGAGAACAGCATTGTGTCCAAACCCATCAACCCATTCACatctg GGCAGAACAAAGGGAGTGAGAAGGGCAGGACAGACAGCAGCGCAGCAGAatcctccacctctgcttcaGCTTCCACTTCCACCCAGAGCCTGCCCAGTTTCTGGATTCCCTCTCTGACACCAGAGGCCAAGCCCACTCTGCTCAAGAAACCA AGTAAGGCCGTGTTATGTCCCATGTCAGGACGAcccattaaaatgaatgagctTATCACAGTGCACTTCACCCCGCTGGACTCGAGCCTGGACCGAGTGGCCCTGCTCAACCGCCAG gACAGATATGTATGTGCAGTAACCAGAGACGTCCTGTCCAACAGCGTGCCCTGTGCTGTTCTGCGGCCCTC GGGCACTGTGGTGACTCAGGAGTGTGTGGAGAAGTTGATCAAGAAGGACATGGTCGATCCTATGACGGGAGACAAACTGTCTGACAGAGACATCATACCACTGCAGAGG GGTGGGACCGGCTTTGCTGCGTCCGGCGTTGAACTCCGTGCCAAAGAGGCCCGTCCAGTAATGCAAGTGTGA
- the rcn3 gene encoding reticulocalbin-3 isoform X2 → MMLLLKSLASLCVLACVAFAVPAQEKRVHHHADLSDHVHDDAHGYQYDHEAFLGKEEAKTFDQLTPEESKDKLAKIVDRIDTDKDGFVSHAELHYWIKHRQRRYIEENVNKHWKDYDKNQDDKISWEEYKNTTYGYYLDEEFDDVEDKATYKSMLTRDERRFKTADRDGDGIATREEFTAFLHPEEFDYMKGVVVQETMEDIDKNGDGKVNLDEYIGDMYTSEDGESEPDWVQTERKHFAEFRDTNKDGYLDASEVAHWILPEEVDHADNEAKHLIHETDTDKDGRLTLSELLDKMDYIKTSTITDYGGMRVDDHDEL, encoded by the exons atgatgctgctgctcaaGTCGCTAGCATCCCTCTGCGTCCTGGCCTGTGTTGCCTTCGCTGTCCCCGCTCAGGAGAAACGCGTCCATCACCACGCTGACCTGAGCGACCACGTCCACGACGATGCTCATGGCTACCAGTACGACCATGAGGCTTTCCTGGGCAAGGAGGAGGCCAAGACATTTGACCAGTTGACCCCTGAGGAGAGCAAAGACAAATTAGC GAAGATTGTGGACCGCATCGACACCGACAAGGATGGCTTCGTCAGCCATGCAGAGCTGCACTATTGGatcaaacacaggcagaggagaTACATCGAGGAGAATGTGAACAAACACTGGAAAGACTATGACAAGAACCAAGATGACAAGATCAGCTGGGAGGAGTACAAGAACACCACCTACGGCTACTATCTGG ATGAGGAGTTTGATGATGTTGAAGACAAGGCCACCTATAAGTCCATGCTCACCCGTGACGAAAGGCGCTTCAAGACAGCTGACCGAGACGGCGACGGCATCGCCACACGTGAGGAGTTCACTGCCTTCCTTCACCCTGAGGAGTTTGATTACATGAAGGGCGTGGTCGTGCAG GAAACCATGGAAGACATTGATAAGAACGGGGATGGCAAGGTCAACTTAGACGAATACATTG GTGACATGTACACATCCGAGGATGGGGAGAGCGAGCCTGACTGGGTCCAGACCGAGCGGAAACATTTTGCAGAGTTCAGAGACACCAACAAG GATGGCTACCTGGATGCTAGTGAGGTGGCCCACTGGATTTTGCCGGAAGAGGTTGACCACGCCGACAACGAAGCCAAACACTTGATCCACGAGACAGACACCGATAAG GATGGACGCCTGACGCTTTCTGAACTGCTGGACAAGATGGACTACATCAAGACCAGCACCATCACAGACTACGGAGGCATGAGAGTGGATGACCATGATGAACTGTGA
- the rcn3 gene encoding reticulocalbin-3 isoform X1, protein MMLLLKSLASLCVLACVAFAVPAQEKRVHHHADLSDHVHDDAHGYQYDHEAFLGKEEAKTFDQLTPEESKDKLAKIVDRIDTDKDGFVSHAELHYWIKHRQRRYIEENVNKHWKDYDKNQDDKISWEEYKNTTYGYYLDEEFDDVEDKATYKSMLTRDERRFKTADRDGDGIATREEFTAFLHPEEFDYMKGVVVQETMEDIDKNGDGKVNLDEYIGDMYTSEDGESEPDWVQTERKHFAEFRDTNKDGYLDASEVAHWILPEEVDHADNEAKHLIHETDTDKDEKITKKEILANWNMFVGSQATNYGEDLTKRHDEL, encoded by the exons atgatgctgctgctcaaGTCGCTAGCATCCCTCTGCGTCCTGGCCTGTGTTGCCTTCGCTGTCCCCGCTCAGGAGAAACGCGTCCATCACCACGCTGACCTGAGCGACCACGTCCACGACGATGCTCATGGCTACCAGTACGACCATGAGGCTTTCCTGGGCAAGGAGGAGGCCAAGACATTTGACCAGTTGACCCCTGAGGAGAGCAAAGACAAATTAGC GAAGATTGTGGACCGCATCGACACCGACAAGGATGGCTTCGTCAGCCATGCAGAGCTGCACTATTGGatcaaacacaggcagaggagaTACATCGAGGAGAATGTGAACAAACACTGGAAAGACTATGACAAGAACCAAGATGACAAGATCAGCTGGGAGGAGTACAAGAACACCACCTACGGCTACTATCTGG ATGAGGAGTTTGATGATGTTGAAGACAAGGCCACCTATAAGTCCATGCTCACCCGTGACGAAAGGCGCTTCAAGACAGCTGACCGAGACGGCGACGGCATCGCCACACGTGAGGAGTTCACTGCCTTCCTTCACCCTGAGGAGTTTGATTACATGAAGGGCGTGGTCGTGCAG GAAACCATGGAAGACATTGATAAGAACGGGGATGGCAAGGTCAACTTAGACGAATACATTG GTGACATGTACACATCCGAGGATGGGGAGAGCGAGCCTGACTGGGTCCAGACCGAGCGGAAACATTTTGCAGAGTTCAGAGACACCAACAAG GATGGCTACCTGGATGCTAGTGAGGTGGCCCACTGGATTTTGCCGGAAGAGGTTGACCACGCCGACAACGAAGCCAAACACTTGATCCACGAGACAGACACCGATAAG GATGAGAAAATAACCAAGAAGGAGATTCTGGCCAACTGGAACATGTTTGTCGGCAGCCAGGCGACCAATTACGGGGAAGATTTAACGAAGAGACATGATGAACTTTGA